One segment of Micromonospora sp. M71_S20 DNA contains the following:
- a CDS encoding SDR family NAD(P)-dependent oxidoreductase, with amino-acid sequence MTDQSPPTTPAAALPVPADFAHRTGVALVTGGSGGIGRVIARELARRGSAVAITYRGNAEAARQVLDALPPVASGTHSAHRLDLTDAEATAALVTELAGSHGPLHTIVHAAGPHVPMRHLSTVSPGQFATQVANDTTAFFTLVSACLPALRESRGNVVAITTAATARYPVRDGLSCAPKAAVEALVRAFANEEGRFGIRFNCVGPGMLTDGMAERLIASGDLDERALAVARSSTPLRRFGDALDVAEAACFLASDRADFVTGQKLDVDGGFGV; translated from the coding sequence GTGACCGATCAGTCTCCCCCGACCACACCCGCGGCGGCGCTGCCCGTGCCCGCCGACTTCGCCCACCGCACCGGTGTCGCGCTCGTCACCGGCGGCAGCGGCGGCATCGGCCGGGTCATCGCCCGCGAGCTGGCCCGCCGGGGGTCGGCGGTGGCGATCACCTACCGCGGCAACGCCGAGGCGGCCCGGCAGGTGCTCGACGCACTGCCGCCCGTCGCGTCCGGCACGCACTCGGCGCACCGCCTCGACCTCACCGACGCCGAGGCCACCGCCGCGCTCGTGACCGAGCTCGCCGGAAGCCACGGTCCGCTGCACACGATCGTGCACGCGGCCGGGCCGCACGTGCCCATGCGGCACCTGTCGACGGTGAGCCCCGGGCAGTTCGCCACGCAGGTGGCCAACGACACGACCGCCTTCTTCACCCTGGTGTCGGCCTGCCTGCCGGCCCTGCGGGAGAGCCGCGGCAACGTCGTGGCGATCACGACCGCGGCGACGGCGCGCTACCCCGTCCGGGACGGCCTCTCCTGCGCACCGAAGGCGGCGGTCGAGGCGCTCGTACGGGCCTTCGCCAACGAGGAGGGCCGCTTCGGCATCCGGTTCAACTGCGTCGGGCCGGGCATGCTCACCGACGGGATGGCCGAGCGGCTCATCGCCTCGGGAGACCTCGACGAACGCGCCCTGGCCGTCGCCCGGTCCTCGACCCCGCTGCGGCGTTTCGGTGACGCCCTCGACGTCGCCGAGGCCGCCTGCTTCCTGGCCAGCGACCGGGCCGACTTCGTCACCGGGCAGAAGCTCGACGTCGACGGCGGCTTCGGTGTCTGA
- a CDS encoding SDR family oxidoreductase — protein sequence MSEATGVTGLRERYGPWALVVGGSEGVGAAFAEQLARAGLGIVLVARKPEALKEVAGRVRAHGAPCRVLALDLLDADTTARIVEAVADLDLGLLVLNAGANTYRSRFVEADLARVRAVIDLNVTRPLELCRELGARLAARGRGGILVVGSSAGYLGHADIGVYAAAKAFARIFTEGLWLELGQVGVDVLHLVLGLTATPAMERAGLDLTEAADPADVAAQGLAALGAGPVHVVRQQVEVAARRSGPDRAALVAGNQGGMHAMLGGSRPGPG from the coding sequence ATGAGCGAGGCCACCGGCGTGACCGGCCTGCGCGAGCGCTACGGGCCCTGGGCCCTGGTCGTCGGCGGTTCCGAGGGGGTCGGCGCCGCGTTCGCCGAGCAGCTGGCCCGGGCCGGCCTCGGCATCGTGCTCGTCGCCCGCAAGCCCGAGGCCCTGAAGGAGGTCGCCGGCCGGGTCCGGGCCCACGGGGCCCCGTGCCGCGTGCTCGCACTGGACCTGCTCGACGCGGACACGACCGCCCGGATCGTCGAGGCCGTCGCCGACCTCGACCTCGGCCTGCTCGTCCTCAACGCCGGCGCGAACACCTACCGCAGCCGCTTCGTCGAGGCGGACCTCGCCCGGGTCCGGGCCGTCATCGACCTCAACGTCACCCGCCCGCTCGAACTCTGCCGGGAGCTCGGTGCCCGGCTCGCCGCACGCGGCCGCGGCGGCATCCTCGTCGTCGGCTCCTCGGCCGGCTACCTCGGCCACGCCGACATCGGCGTCTACGCCGCGGCCAAGGCCTTCGCCCGGATCTTCACCGAGGGGCTGTGGCTCGAACTCGGGCAGGTCGGCGTCGACGTCCTGCACCTCGTGCTCGGGCTCACGGCCACTCCCGCCATGGAGCGGGCCGGCCTCGACCTGACCGAGGCGGCCGACCCGGCCGACGTCGCCGCCCAGGGACTGGCAGCCCTGGGTGCGGGCCCGGTACACGTCGTGCGCCAGCAGGTCGAGGTCGCCGCGCGGCGCTCCGGCCCGGACCGGGCCGCCCTCGTCGCCGGCAACCAGGGCGGGATGCACGCGATGCTCGGCGGGTCGCGCCCCGGCCCGGGCTGA
- a CDS encoding nitroreductase/quinone reductase family protein, giving the protein MSRGDRIGAQTRSFASYGRSWLIVIRGPRGMAFDRFLVRRTGFSLVSLQYALAGRFPYHPTLLLTTVGRRSGQLREAALPYVPHGPDLVVVGSKGGGPTDPAWVVNARHHELCWIVLRRRTIAVRARVTDGERDPELFAHVVAHKPNVGRYADRAAGFGRQIPLVVLSAVSGESLT; this is encoded by the coding sequence ATGAGCCGGGGGGACAGGATCGGTGCGCAGACGAGGTCGTTCGCCTCGTACGGCCGGTCATGGCTGATCGTCATCCGTGGGCCGCGCGGGATGGCGTTCGACCGGTTCCTGGTGCGGCGGACCGGGTTCTCGCTCGTGTCGTTGCAGTACGCGCTGGCGGGCAGGTTCCCGTACCACCCCACGCTGCTGCTGACGACGGTGGGCCGTCGGTCCGGGCAACTGCGCGAGGCGGCGTTGCCGTACGTGCCGCACGGGCCGGACCTGGTGGTCGTCGGCTCCAAGGGGGGCGGCCCCACGGACCCGGCCTGGGTGGTCAACGCGCGTCACCACGAACTCTGCTGGATCGTCCTGCGGCGCAGGACGATCGCGGTACGGGCGCGGGTGACCGACGGGGAGCGCGACCCGGAGCTGTTCGCGCACGTCGTGGCGCACAAGCCGAACGTGGGACGCTACGCCGACCGGGCTGCGGGCTTCGGGCGGCAGATCCCGCTCGTCGTCCTGTCCGCCGTGTCGGGGGAGTCGCTCACCTAG
- a CDS encoding MaoC family dehydratase N-terminal domain-containing protein produces MTASDADFRARLDALIGLTDPPRRAKDPVTEAAIRIWCDAVGDENPAYQDAQWADRSAWGGIVAPATSLNMWTLPGNRRSHRHAESLDRVNEVLAERGFTSVAAVQTEHTYVRPLRPGDHLAQFPSIGAVSPEKSTRLGRGHFVDLVSDYRTLDGEPVGRVVLRMLRWNPATRAKVPATPGDRLARPVRPAGAAPADLPPAGATGTLTAHLQPGYAADPLDERPYLVGTAELADGTHLSGDVVDLRPDLVYDGMPVVVAHRRTRDGQTLPVLTAPRPVRRTSTRTGAEVSTGQRLAPWPVPVTQLSIAALATATFDFNDVHLDRDAALERGARDVYMNILGSSALVNCYLTDWAGPEARVVDFRTRLAAQNHPGDTFTLDGVVTGLAPAPGATGGTHVTVDVRGTNSLGDHVIASATLALP; encoded by the coding sequence ATGACCGCCAGCGACGCGGACTTCCGTGCCCGGCTCGACGCCCTGATCGGCCTCACCGACCCGCCGCGCCGGGCCAAGGACCCGGTCACCGAGGCAGCCATCCGCATCTGGTGCGACGCCGTCGGCGACGAGAACCCCGCCTATCAGGACGCGCAGTGGGCCGACCGCTCCGCCTGGGGCGGCATCGTGGCCCCGGCGACCTCGCTGAACATGTGGACCCTGCCGGGCAACCGCCGCAGCCACCGCCACGCCGAGAGCCTCGACCGGGTCAACGAGGTCCTCGCCGAGCGCGGCTTCACCTCGGTGGCCGCGGTGCAGACCGAGCACACCTACGTGCGCCCGCTGCGTCCCGGCGACCACCTCGCGCAGTTTCCCTCCATCGGCGCGGTCTCCCCGGAGAAGTCCACCCGCCTCGGCCGGGGCCACTTCGTCGACCTCGTCAGCGACTACCGCACCCTCGACGGCGAACCGGTCGGACGCGTCGTCCTGCGGATGCTCCGCTGGAACCCGGCGACCCGGGCCAAGGTCCCGGCGACGCCCGGGGACCGCCTCGCCCGGCCGGTGCGCCCGGCCGGTGCCGCCCCGGCCGACCTGCCGCCCGCCGGCGCCACCGGCACCCTGACCGCGCACCTGCAACCCGGCTACGCCGCCGACCCCCTCGACGAGCGCCCCTACCTCGTCGGCACCGCCGAGCTCGCCGACGGGACCCACCTCAGCGGCGACGTCGTGGACCTGCGCCCCGACCTCGTGTACGACGGCATGCCGGTCGTCGTGGCCCACCGGCGCACCCGCGACGGCCAGACCCTGCCGGTCCTCACCGCCCCGCGACCCGTACGCCGCACGAGCACCCGCACCGGGGCCGAGGTGAGCACCGGTCAACGCCTCGCCCCCTGGCCGGTCCCCGTCACCCAGCTGTCCATCGCGGCGCTGGCGACCGCGACCTTCGACTTCAACGACGTGCACCTCGACCGCGACGCGGCCCTCGAGCGGGGCGCCCGCGACGTCTACATGAACATCCTCGGCTCGAGCGCGCTGGTCAACTGCTACCTCACCGACTGGGCCGGACCGGAGGCCCGCGTCGTCGACTTCCGCACCCGCCTCGCCGCGCAGAACCACCCCGGCGACACCTTCACCCTCGACGGTGTCGTCACCGGCCTGGCGCCGGCGCCCGGGGCCACCGGGGGAACGCACGTCACCGTCGACGTCCGCGGCACCAACAGCCTCGGCGACCACGTCATCGCCTCCGCCACCCTCGCCCTGCCCTGA
- a CDS encoding nuclear transport factor 2 family protein yields MSEQPWSFPSGPVGLDVLLAERAIEQALLRYARGVDRMDRELAASAFHPDARITLGGTVADRDTTLDVVFALVSRRTMTMHYLTNVLVELDPADPDRARAETYGIAFQRSTSEPPRGNIVSGFRYVDLVTRRAGEWRVRERLTVSEWQRVDDLAGQWPIPEASLRGARDGSDPVNRPWPPDGPGA; encoded by the coding sequence GTGTCTGAACAACCCTGGTCCTTCCCGTCCGGCCCGGTCGGGCTGGACGTGCTGCTCGCCGAGCGGGCCATCGAGCAGGCCCTGCTGCGCTACGCGCGCGGGGTCGACCGGATGGACCGGGAGCTCGCCGCGAGCGCCTTCCACCCGGACGCCCGGATCACCCTCGGCGGCACCGTGGCCGACCGGGACACGACGCTGGACGTGGTCTTCGCGCTCGTGTCGCGGCGCACCATGACGATGCACTACCTGACGAACGTCCTGGTCGAGCTCGACCCGGCCGACCCGGACCGGGCCCGGGCCGAGACGTACGGCATCGCGTTCCAGCGCAGCACGTCCGAGCCGCCGCGCGGCAACATCGTCAGCGGGTTCCGCTACGTCGACCTCGTCACCCGGCGCGCGGGTGAGTGGCGGGTGCGGGAACGTCTCACCGTCTCGGAGTGGCAGCGGGTCGACGACCTCGCCGGACAGTGGCCGATCCCCGAGGCCTCGCTGCGCGGAGCCCGCGACGGGTCCGACCCGGTCAACCGCCCGTGGCCGCCCGACGGCCCGGGGGCCTAG
- a CDS encoding acyl-CoA dehydrogenase family protein → MSDEQFRAEIRGWLHEALTGPFAEAVGTGGEGREHEAHELRREWERHLGRAGWIGLGWPTEYGGRPATLAQQVIYHEEYARAGAPGRLGHMSEQLLGPTLLAFGTPEQKARFLPGITSGEDIWCQGYSEPDAGSDLAGVRTRAERRGDSYVVTGQKVWTSLAHLADWCFVLCRTDPGSTRHAGLSYLLVPMHQPGVTVRPITQLTGTSEFNEVFFDGAVAAVEHRVGAEGEGWKVAMGTLGFERGVSTLGQQIGFRRRLDAVIARARENGAWQEPALRDRLVEAYIGLEVMRHSAVRLLASAGEGLSGLEASISKLQWATWNRSLGELAVDVEGAGALLTGPGYELDDAQTHFLFSRANTIYGGSNEIQRNIIAERLLGLPR, encoded by the coding sequence GTGAGCGACGAGCAGTTCCGGGCCGAGATCCGCGGCTGGCTCCACGAGGCCCTCACCGGGCCGTTCGCCGAGGCCGTCGGCACCGGCGGTGAGGGACGCGAGCACGAGGCGCACGAGCTGCGCCGCGAGTGGGAGCGCCACCTGGGCCGGGCCGGCTGGATCGGCCTCGGCTGGCCCACCGAGTACGGCGGTCGCCCCGCGACCCTGGCCCAGCAGGTCATCTACCACGAGGAGTACGCCCGCGCCGGCGCCCCCGGCCGGCTCGGGCACATGTCCGAGCAACTGCTCGGCCCGACGCTGCTCGCGTTCGGCACGCCGGAGCAGAAGGCGCGGTTCCTGCCCGGCATCACCAGCGGCGAGGACATCTGGTGCCAGGGCTACTCCGAGCCCGACGCCGGCTCGGACCTCGCCGGGGTGCGTACCCGCGCCGAGCGCCGGGGCGACAGCTACGTCGTCACCGGGCAGAAGGTGTGGACCTCGCTCGCGCACCTGGCCGACTGGTGCTTCGTGCTGTGCCGCACCGACCCCGGCTCGACCCGGCACGCGGGCCTGTCCTACCTGCTCGTGCCGATGCACCAGCCCGGCGTCACGGTGCGCCCGATCACCCAGCTGACCGGCACGAGCGAGTTCAACGAGGTCTTCTTCGACGGGGCCGTCGCCGCCGTCGAGCACCGCGTCGGCGCCGAGGGCGAGGGCTGGAAGGTCGCCATGGGCACCCTGGGCTTCGAGCGCGGCGTGTCCACCCTCGGCCAGCAGATCGGTTTCCGCCGGCGCCTCGACGCCGTCATCGCCCGGGCCCGCGAGAACGGCGCCTGGCAGGAGCCGGCGCTGCGTGACCGCCTCGTCGAGGCGTACATCGGGCTCGAGGTGATGCGGCACTCGGCGGTGCGGCTGCTCGCGTCCGCCGGTGAAGGGCTGTCCGGCCTGGAGGCGTCGATCTCCAAGCTGCAGTGGGCCACGTGGAACCGCTCGCTCGGCGAGCTCGCGGTCGACGTCGAGGGGGCCGGGGCGCTGCTCACCGGGCCCGGGTACGAGCTGGACGACGCCCAGACCCACTTCCTCTTCAGCCGCGCCAACACGATCTACGGCGGCTCCAACGAGATCCAGCGCAACATCATCGCCGAGCGCCTGCTCGGTCTGCCCCGATGA
- a CDS encoding zinc-binding dehydrogenase, whose amino-acid sequence MLASYVVDSGSPDSLRLGQLEAPTPGPGQVLVRVQAASLDRVDTYIRRGTHGMAVTGPAILGRDVAGTVVRTGPGVTGLTPGDAVVGLTTGTHAELAVVPATHCFARPAGLDAVHAAAVPTAGRTAYDAVVNLAGVRPGDRVLVVAAAGAVGTFAVQYAHHLGARVVGTSAPAKADAVRALGALDVVDHYRPDVVGSLRAALPGGEADVVVESVGGTLWSDVLKVLAPGGRLVTCGVTADSHAHLHLGRLMVKGWTLRGIGRPGPEAVARQLREALTLSAVAAAPAVAATYPLEQAAAAHDRLEASDFVGRIVLTTG is encoded by the coding sequence GTGCTGGCCAGCTACGTCGTCGACTCCGGCTCCCCCGACAGCCTGCGTCTCGGCCAGCTCGAGGCCCCGACGCCCGGCCCCGGTCAGGTGCTCGTGCGGGTCCAGGCGGCGAGTCTGGACCGGGTCGACACCTACATCCGTCGCGGCACCCACGGGATGGCGGTCACCGGGCCGGCGATCCTCGGCCGGGACGTCGCCGGCACCGTCGTGCGGACCGGCCCCGGCGTCACCGGCCTCACGCCCGGCGACGCGGTCGTCGGGCTGACCACCGGCACCCACGCCGAGCTCGCCGTCGTCCCGGCCACCCACTGCTTTGCGCGGCCGGCCGGGCTCGACGCCGTCCACGCCGCGGCGGTGCCCACCGCCGGACGCACCGCCTACGACGCGGTCGTCAACCTCGCCGGCGTGCGCCCCGGCGACCGGGTCCTCGTCGTCGCCGCCGCGGGCGCCGTCGGCACCTTCGCCGTCCAGTACGCCCACCACCTGGGCGCGCGCGTCGTCGGCACCAGCGCCCCGGCGAAGGCCGACGCCGTACGCGCCCTCGGCGCCCTCGACGTCGTGGACCACTACCGCCCCGACGTCGTCGGGTCCCTGCGTGCCGCCCTGCCCGGCGGCGAGGCCGACGTCGTCGTCGAGTCGGTCGGCGGCACCCTGTGGTCCGACGTGCTCAAGGTCCTCGCCCCCGGCGGGCGGCTGGTCACCTGCGGCGTCACCGCCGACAGCCACGCCCACCTGCACCTGGGTCGGCTCATGGTCAAGGGCTGGACGCTGCGTGGCATCGGCCGGCCCGGGCCCGAGGCGGTGGCCCGCCAGCTGCGCGAGGCCCTCACCCTCTCGGCCGTCGCCGCCGCCCCCGCGGTCGCCGCCACGTACCCGCTCGAGCAGGCCGCAGCCGCGCACGACCGGCTGGAGGCCTCCGACTTCGTCGGGCGGATCGTCCTCACCACCGGCTGA
- a CDS encoding MFS transporter encodes MFSALRFRDFRFVLLTLVLSQGGYWGCNIAFQSVLTEVDGTPATMGALFFCLLVPFTLFSIPAGVLADAFDRRRLQIGVLLATSALAGVCAATVAARVVDLPVLLVLAFLAGTGISFLSPVTQALVANTVPAEALGNAVPIQAAGLNLARSIGPAVAGLILVAWGPLGTFVMYATLSLAAVAAAVAVRTRRVPPVTPVVREGLAAQVRAGVRHARERPPAALCLVIVGVNAFFGCTFTTQLAVRAASTSDHPETVFPVLVALTGVGSFLGVLVVARLSGRVATVWHAAATLGLLAVSTALLGVAATVSVLAVAALLCGSFSIGAMVILQTVIQRVVDDAQRGRAMSLYFLGWGGMPFGALLLGGLSTWFGSATAFLLYAAACLATAITVLVRLRREGGGLLPAT; translated from the coding sequence ATGTTCTCGGCCCTGCGATTCCGAGACTTCCGCTTCGTGCTCCTGACGCTGGTGCTGTCCCAGGGGGGCTACTGGGGCTGCAACATCGCCTTCCAGTCGGTGCTCACCGAGGTCGACGGCACCCCGGCGACGATGGGCGCGCTCTTCTTCTGCCTGCTCGTGCCGTTCACGCTCTTCTCGATTCCGGCCGGGGTGCTGGCCGACGCCTTCGACCGGCGGCGGCTGCAGATCGGCGTGCTCCTGGCGACCAGCGCCCTGGCCGGGGTCTGCGCGGCGACGGTCGCGGCCAGGGTCGTCGACCTGCCTGTGCTGCTGGTGCTCGCCTTCCTCGCCGGCACCGGGATCAGCTTCCTGTCCCCGGTGACCCAGGCCCTCGTGGCCAACACCGTCCCGGCCGAGGCGCTCGGCAACGCCGTCCCGATCCAGGCCGCCGGGCTCAACCTCGCCCGCTCGATCGGCCCCGCGGTCGCCGGTCTGATCCTCGTGGCCTGGGGACCGCTGGGCACGTTCGTGATGTACGCGACGCTCAGCCTCGCCGCGGTCGCCGCCGCGGTCGCGGTCCGCACCCGTCGCGTCCCGCCGGTCACCCCGGTGGTCCGCGAGGGCCTGGCCGCGCAGGTCCGCGCCGGCGTCCGGCACGCCCGGGAGCGGCCCCCGGCCGCGCTCTGCCTGGTCATCGTGGGGGTCAACGCGTTCTTCGGGTGCACCTTCACGACCCAGCTCGCCGTCCGGGCGGCCTCGACCTCGGACCATCCGGAAACGGTCTTCCCCGTTCTCGTGGCCCTGACCGGGGTGGGCTCGTTCCTCGGGGTCCTCGTCGTGGCCCGGCTCTCGGGGCGCGTCGCCACCGTGTGGCATGCCGCGGCCACCCTCGGCCTGCTCGCCGTGAGCACCGCGCTGCTCGGCGTGGCGGCGACAGTTTCCGTGCTCGCGGTGGCCGCGCTGCTGTGCGGCTCGTTCAGCATCGGCGCGATGGTGATCCTGCAGACGGTCATCCAGCGGGTCGTCGACGACGCGCAGCGGGGCCGGGCGATGAGCCTCTACTTCCTCGGCTGGGGCGGCATGCCGTTCGGCGCCCTCCTGCTCGGCGGGCTGAGCACGTGGTTCGGCTCCGCGACCGCCTTCCTGCTGTACGCCGCCGCGTGCCTGGCGACGGCGATCACGGTGCTCGTGCGGTTGCGTCGCGAGGGCGGCGGCCTCCTGCCCGCGACGTGA
- a CDS encoding MmgE/PrpD family protein: MTDATGPTRTQLLARFATTTRDEDVPESVRDYGKLVVLDSLVCGLAAVRLRRSRMVQRVAARFGGPAEATVFGLGQRVAAINAAHANADMMNALDADDTFFNSAHFAVFGVAAGLAEAERLHADGASLLRASILAFEINARLNLSTSLMAFADGQFRWSPLSSHGYASMGTAAACAVVGGWEPERLTHALGLVAWLAPPAKNSYMAERRSFNAFKYGPYGAIAHAGMLGAALAEEGYTGDLDVLDRTPGFIEAMGFLGGERHEMVAGLGSTWWISETSLKPYPTCRFTHAALDAIRAFPGTHGVPVSQIESMEIRLSPAAYRTLQFREPAPQIPDTLVAPLDGAFNMPYAAALALLGHAPGPQWYDPQRLADPEVWDLARRITTAPDPVLDAEWEADLREHPGGQIRRTRGALTIRAGGREYVVESDFAQGDPWDAATRADWDFVVGKLATFCDGILDAGTQEQLVEVVRGIEDVADVAETLSPLLAGAR, from the coding sequence GTGACTGACGCGACGGGACCGACCCGGACGCAACTGCTCGCGCGGTTCGCGACGACGACCCGCGACGAGGACGTCCCCGAGTCGGTGCGCGACTACGGCAAGCTCGTCGTGCTCGACTCGCTCGTCTGCGGTCTGGCGGCGGTGCGGTTGCGGCGCAGCCGCATGGTCCAGCGGGTCGCCGCCCGGTTCGGCGGCCCGGCCGAGGCGACGGTGTTCGGGCTGGGGCAGCGGGTCGCGGCGATCAACGCCGCGCACGCCAACGCGGACATGATGAACGCGTTGGACGCGGACGACACCTTCTTCAACTCGGCGCACTTCGCGGTGTTCGGGGTCGCGGCAGGACTGGCCGAGGCCGAGCGGCTGCACGCCGACGGGGCGAGCCTGTTGCGCGCGAGCATCCTCGCCTTCGAGATCAACGCGCGGCTGAACCTGTCGACCTCGCTCATGGCCTTCGCCGACGGGCAGTTCCGCTGGTCGCCGCTGTCGTCGCACGGGTACGCCTCGATGGGCACCGCCGCGGCGTGTGCCGTCGTCGGCGGCTGGGAGCCGGAGCGCCTGACCCACGCGCTCGGCCTGGTCGCCTGGCTGGCCCCGCCGGCGAAGAACTCCTACATGGCCGAGCGGCGCTCGTTCAACGCGTTCAAGTACGGCCCGTACGGCGCGATCGCGCACGCCGGGATGCTCGGCGCGGCGCTCGCCGAGGAGGGCTACACCGGCGACCTGGACGTGCTGGACCGCACCCCGGGCTTCATCGAGGCGATGGGCTTCCTCGGCGGTGAGCGGCACGAGATGGTCGCCGGCCTGGGGTCGACGTGGTGGATCAGCGAGACGTCGCTCAAGCCGTACCCGACGTGCCGCTTCACCCACGCCGCGCTCGACGCGATCCGCGCGTTCCCGGGCACCCACGGGGTGCCGGTGTCGCAGATCGAGTCCATGGAGATCCGGCTGAGCCCGGCGGCCTACCGGACGTTGCAGTTCCGGGAGCCGGCCCCGCAGATCCCGGACACGCTCGTCGCGCCGCTGGACGGTGCCTTCAACATGCCGTACGCCGCGGCGCTGGCGCTGCTCGGGCACGCCCCGGGGCCGCAGTGGTACGACCCGCAGCGGCTGGCCGACCCCGAGGTGTGGGACCTGGCGCGGCGGATCACGACGGCGCCCGATCCGGTGCTCGACGCCGAGTGGGAGGCCGACCTCAGGGAGCACCCGGGTGGTCAGATCCGCCGGACGCGGGGCGCGCTGACGATCCGGGCCGGCGGCCGGGAGTACGTCGTCGAGTCGGACTTCGCCCAGGGCGACCCGTGGGACGCCGCGACGCGGGCGGACTGGGACTTCGTGGTCGGCAAGCTGGCCACGTTCTGCGACGGGATCCTCGACGCGGGCACGCAGGAGCAGCTCGTCGAGGTGGTCCGGGGCATCGAGGACGTCGCCGACGTCGCCGAGACGCTGTCACCGTTGCTGGCCGGCGCGCGATGA
- a CDS encoding SDR family oxidoreductase produces the protein MSGFCVGRTVIVTGAGQGLGRAHALEYARQGADVVVNDVENSREAAQAVVDEIRAAGGRAVVSTGDVSDWAYGERLVRETVETFGGLHTLVNNAGINRDRMLVNMSEQEWDFVLRVDLKGHFVPMRHAAAHWRDEAKAGRQVAARVVNTSSGAGLMGSVGQGNYGAAKAGIAALTRIAAVEWARYGIVVNAIAPSARTPMTEAVFAEAMAAPETGFDAMDPANVSPLVVWLGSDAAQAVTGAVFEVAGGEVSLADGWRHGPAATKGERWKPEELTDAIADLIARSEPPTPVYGA, from the coding sequence GTGAGCGGCTTCTGCGTAGGACGAACGGTGATCGTGACCGGTGCGGGACAGGGGCTGGGCCGGGCGCACGCCCTCGAGTACGCCCGGCAGGGCGCCGACGTCGTCGTCAACGACGTCGAGAACAGCCGGGAGGCCGCCCAGGCCGTCGTCGACGAGATCCGCGCAGCGGGAGGTCGCGCGGTCGTCAGCACCGGCGACGTCAGCGACTGGGCCTACGGTGAGCGCCTCGTGCGCGAGACCGTCGAGACCTTCGGCGGGCTGCACACCCTCGTCAACAACGCCGGCATCAACCGCGACCGGATGCTGGTCAACATGAGCGAGCAGGAGTGGGACTTCGTCCTGCGGGTCGACCTCAAGGGCCACTTCGTCCCGATGCGCCACGCCGCCGCCCACTGGCGGGACGAGGCCAAGGCCGGCCGACAGGTCGCCGCGCGCGTGGTCAACACGTCCTCCGGCGCGGGGCTCATGGGCAGCGTCGGGCAGGGCAACTACGGCGCCGCCAAGGCCGGGATCGCCGCCCTGACCCGGATCGCGGCCGTCGAGTGGGCCCGCTACGGCATCGTCGTCAACGCGATCGCCCCCTCGGCCCGTACCCCGATGACCGAGGCCGTCTTCGCCGAGGCGATGGCCGCCCCCGAGACGGGCTTCGACGCGATGGACCCGGCCAACGTCTCCCCCCTCGTGGTCTGGCTCGGATCCGACGCCGCGCAGGCCGTCACCGGAGCCGTCTTCGAGGTCGCCGGCGGCGAGGTCTCGCTCGCCGACGGCTGGCGCCACGGGCCGGCCGCCACCAAGGGCGAGCGGTGGAAGCCGGAGGAACTCACCGACGCGATCGCCGACCTCATCGCCCGCTCCGAGCCGCCGACCCCCGTCTACGGTGCCTGA